A window of the Thermoanaerobacter uzonensis DSM 18761 genome harbors these coding sequences:
- a CDS encoding sigma 54-interacting transcriptional regulator, with amino-acid sequence MIERIFEIIQKEDKKNPLTDDQIAAILNIKREDVTQFRLKNNIPDSRERRKPYLLEDAKKIISKDPNISDRNLTKQLNNLGYNISRFVATQIKKEILKDKIADNLVQQSTIKNDNVNFETPKTAKSLLSFKEIIGSEGSLKVQISLAKAAVLYPPHGLHTLIVGPSGSGKSQLAEAMYNYAIESGKFNENAPFVVFNCADYADNPQLLMAQLFGYVKGAFTGADTAKAGLVEKADGGILFLDEVHRLPSEGQEILFYLLDKGKFRRLGETESTREAQIMLIAATTENPESSLLLTFRRRIPMVIELPSLSERPPQERYEIIHHFFSKESFRINKSIIVKKEAVRALMLYDCPGNIGQLRSDIQVACARSFLNSLGSKSSSLTIDLSDLPNHVKMGIIRVNKRDPEIERYSNEDIMVYPDKEIKLYPKEDRYMLPDEIYQFIEERFIDLKRQGLTKEEIDKILGKEIEAELKKFAVNVKSNITISKKELTNIVGEKIVNAVEKAYEIAKKSFKNLEDNLFYSLAIHLSAAYERILSGKPIINPQLENIVKEYPVEYSIAKIMAKQINKELEIQLPDEEVGFIAMYLRTFSGDKEITKGRVGVVVLTHGHVASGMAEVANKLLGVNHAVGIDMALDESPESVLERTIEVVKRIDEGKGCIILVDMGSLITFGEIITKRTGIPTRVVGRVDTVMVLEAVRRAIIPDTNLDEIADALDVDKTYIGRVEGIKSKDKLPKAIVTVCITGEGTALKIKKYIEDVLPQLKDDYKIIPVGMLRQEDIEKEISKIREENEVVAFVGTINPGIKSIPFISVEDILHGAGIEKLKKILNLKVENPLKEIIDENLILCDVDISMKSDVIDKLVEILQDKGYVDDKFLLSVYKRESMGATWMKGGIAIPHGYTKNVTKSAIAIAKLKKPIFWEGELKADLVFMIALKEDSKDYMLDLYKVMTDEKIVNALKGAKSPVQIKEIILKNTLPAN; translated from the coding sequence ATGATTGAAAGGATTTTTGAAATTATACAAAAAGAGGATAAAAAGAATCCTTTAACAGATGACCAAATAGCCGCAATTCTCAATATTAAAAGAGAAGATGTGACACAATTTAGACTGAAAAATAATATTCCTGACTCAAGAGAAAGAAGAAAACCTTACCTTTTAGAAGATGCAAAAAAAATAATTTCAAAGGACCCAAATATTTCAGATAGAAATTTGACAAAACAATTAAATAATTTAGGATATAATATTTCTCGTTTTGTAGCTACACAAATAAAAAAGGAAATTTTAAAAGATAAAATTGCAGATAATTTAGTGCAACAAAGTACTATTAAAAACGATAATGTAAATTTTGAAACTCCTAAAACAGCTAAAAGCTTACTCTCATTTAAAGAGATTATTGGAAGCGAAGGAAGCCTTAAAGTGCAGATAAGCCTTGCAAAAGCTGCAGTACTTTATCCCCCTCATGGACTTCATACTTTAATAGTAGGACCATCAGGATCTGGAAAAAGCCAGTTGGCTGAAGCAATGTACAACTATGCCATAGAGTCTGGAAAATTTAATGAAAATGCGCCTTTTGTAGTTTTTAACTGTGCTGATTATGCGGATAATCCACAACTACTCATGGCGCAACTTTTTGGTTATGTAAAAGGCGCTTTCACAGGGGCTGATACTGCAAAAGCGGGATTGGTAGAAAAAGCTGATGGTGGAATTTTGTTTTTGGACGAAGTCCACAGGCTTCCAAGTGAAGGACAAGAGATACTCTTTTATTTGTTGGACAAAGGAAAATTCAGACGATTAGGGGAAACAGAAAGTACTAGAGAGGCACAAATTATGCTTATTGCTGCTACTACTGAAAATCCTGAATCTTCGCTATTACTTACTTTTAGGAGAAGAATTCCTATGGTGATAGAACTTCCTTCTCTTTCAGAAAGACCTCCCCAAGAAAGATATGAAATTATACATCATTTTTTCTCAAAAGAGTCTTTTAGAATTAATAAATCGATTATTGTAAAAAAAGAGGCAGTAAGAGCTCTTATGCTTTATGACTGTCCGGGGAATATAGGGCAGCTAAGGAGCGATATTCAAGTTGCTTGTGCGAGGAGCTTTTTAAATTCATTAGGGAGTAAAAGCTCTTCATTGACAATAGACCTTTCAGATTTACCTAACCACGTAAAAATGGGGATAATCAGAGTAAATAAAAGAGATCCCGAAATAGAAAGATATTCAAATGAAGACATTATGGTGTATCCTGACAAGGAAATTAAGTTATATCCAAAAGAAGATAGATATATGCTGCCTGATGAAATATATCAATTTATAGAAGAAAGGTTTATTGACTTAAAAAGACAAGGACTTACAAAAGAGGAGATAGATAAAATTCTCGGGAAAGAGATAGAGGCGGAGCTGAAGAAATTTGCTGTAAATGTAAAATCTAACATAACAATTTCAAAAAAAGAATTGACAAACATAGTAGGAGAAAAAATTGTAAATGCTGTTGAAAAAGCATACGAGATTGCTAAAAAAAGTTTTAAAAACTTAGAGGATAATCTCTTTTATTCCCTTGCTATACACTTAAGTGCTGCTTATGAAAGAATATTAAGCGGCAAACCAATAATTAATCCTCAACTTGAAAACATAGTGAAAGAATATCCTGTTGAGTATTCTATTGCTAAAATTATGGCAAAACAAATTAACAAAGAATTAGAAATACAGCTGCCTGATGAAGAAGTGGGCTTTATTGCTATGTATCTAAGAACATTCTCAGGGGACAAAGAAATAACTAAAGGCAGAGTGGGCGTAGTTGTGCTTACGCACGGCCATGTTGCAAGTGGCATGGCAGAGGTGGCAAATAAACTCTTAGGGGTAAATCATGCAGTCGGTATAGATATGGCTCTTGATGAAAGCCCAGAATCTGTTCTTGAGAGGACAATTGAAGTAGTAAAAAGAATAGACGAAGGCAAAGGCTGCATTATTTTGGTTGACATGGGTTCACTTATTACCTTTGGCGAAATTATAACCAAAAGGACAGGGATACCTACAAGAGTGGTAGGAAGAGTAGATACTGTTATGGTATTGGAAGCTGTCAGAAGAGCTATTATACCGGATACTAATTTAGATGAGATAGCAGATGCGTTAGATGTAGATAAAACATATATAGGAAGAGTTGAAGGCATAAAGAGTAAAGATAAGCTTCCAAAAGCAATTGTAACTGTATGTATTACAGGAGAGGGAACAGCGTTAAAAATAAAGAAATATATTGAAGATGTCTTACCACAACTAAAAGATGATTACAAAATAATACCTGTTGGAATGCTCAGGCAGGAAGATATTGAAAAAGAAATTTCAAAAATAAGAGAAGAAAATGAAGTGGTAGCTTTTGTTGGTACAATAAATCCCGGCATAAAAAGTATACCTTTTATATCTGTTGAAGATATTTTACATGGCGCAGGGATTGAAAAGCTTAAAAAAATCCTCAATTTAAAGGTTGAAAATCCATTGAAAGAAATCATTGATGAAAACCTTATCTTATGTGATGTGGATATTTCTATGAAAAGTGATGTCATAGATAAATTGGTGGAGATATTGCAAGATAAAGGTTATGTAGATGATAAGTTTTTGCTAAGTGTATACAAAAGAGAATCAATGGGAGCCACCTGGATGAAAGGCGGTATAGCTATACCACATGGATACACGAAAAACGTTACGAAATCTGCCATAGCAATTGCAAAATTAAAAAAACCTATTTTTTGGGAAGGAGAGCTTAAAGCGGATTTAGTTTTTATGATAGCGTTAAAAGAAGATTCGAAGGATTATATGCTTGATTTATATAAAGTAATGACAGACGAAAAGATTGTAAATGCTTTGAAGGGAGCTAAAAGTCCGGTTCAAATAAAAGAAATAATATTAAAAAATACACTACCGGCCAATTAA
- a CDS encoding PTS sugar transporter subunit IIA, which produces MRISEYFNKELIVTNLDVKSKEEIFKVLFKKLYDNGFVKESFLDAIIKREKTFPTGLQLNTYNVAIPHTDPEHVIKPAIAIATLSKPVIFKNMANPLEEVNVSIVFMMALNEAHSQVEMLQQMVQLIQNDTLLEKIIEANGGDKIIDIIKNASFTLN; this is translated from the coding sequence ATGAGAATATCAGAGTATTTCAATAAAGAATTAATTGTTACAAATTTAGATGTTAAAAGTAAAGAAGAAATATTTAAAGTACTATTTAAAAAACTATATGATAACGGTTTTGTAAAAGAGAGTTTTTTAGATGCAATTATTAAACGTGAAAAAACTTTTCCAACAGGTTTGCAATTAAATACGTATAATGTTGCAATTCCTCATACAGATCCAGAACATGTAATAAAACCTGCAATAGCTATTGCAACATTGTCAAAACCTGTTATATTTAAAAACATGGCAAATCCGTTGGAAGAAGTAAATGTTAGCATTGTATTTATGATGGCACTAAATGAAGCACATAGCCAGGTGGAGATGCTTCAACAAATGGTTCAATTAATACAGAATGACACATTACTTGAGAAAATAATTGAAGCAAATGGAGGTGATAAAATCATTGATATAATAAAAAATGCTTCATTTACATTGAATTAA
- a CDS encoding PTS sugar transporter subunit IIB, with protein MMTGKNYKNVRVLVVCADGVATSTIALVSLREALEEKGIHAEFVQGRVVDVDNMVKNGDFDFVISTAGTDLDVNIPVISGVPFLTGIGKDQVFTQIQDIINNKERGGK; from the coding sequence ATGATGACAGGAAAGAATTACAAGAATGTGCGTGTACTTGTTGTGTGCGCAGATGGTGTTGCTACTTCTACAATTGCGCTGGTATCTTTAAGAGAAGCTTTGGAGGAAAAAGGTATTCACGCAGAATTTGTACAAGGAAGAGTAGTAGATGTTGATAATATGGTAAAAAATGGAGATTTTGACTTTGTGATTTCTACTGCTGGAACAGATTTAGATGTAAATATTCCTGTTATTAGTGGAGTTCCGTTCTTAACTGGCATAGGAAAAGACCAAGTTTTTACTCAAATTCAAGATATTATTAACAATAAAGAAAGAGGGGGTAAGTAA
- a CDS encoding PTS transporter subunit IIC yields the protein MFTMIVKTFGAAVLLPIVILIFELILGVKFSKALRSALYIGVGLNGLVSVLNPYFMGLIGKAVSDMITTGGVHLPYVDTGWALLAAVGYSTQIGALIIPTGIIVNIIMLLLHWTDTLDLDVWNFWHWAFIGSMVYYATNNLVYGLLTAVAVEMFLLILADITAPTMQIFFNLPGLAFPHASGQGGTLIAVPLKWFFDKIGLTKIQISSRTIREKFGILGDSVVVGFIIATIIGFIAWRNKLGDMQTWSGILALGIGTGAFIYLYPKATGALLEGFVPLNERVREVLSKRGVNRKLNFGMDSALTIGHPDVLTTGLLTMLTTVPLIFLLPGNKFIMLADLGVTPFFLASAVTAIMGGNIIASYITTVIAVIITLYFASAASPLFAHIVTLIGTQLPDTGKAIVGADMRPLHGLFWLLGQSPIGLVVAFIGIFAMLFFFKRSPEVWYKAFGYKGNESKAKI from the coding sequence ATGTTTACTATGATTGTGAAAACCTTTGGGGCTGCTGTTCTACTTCCTATTGTAATACTAATTTTTGAATTAATTCTTGGAGTAAAGTTTTCTAAAGCTCTCAGATCAGCACTTTACATAGGTGTAGGTCTTAATGGTTTAGTATCAGTCTTAAATCCGTATTTCATGGGATTAATTGGGAAAGCAGTTTCGGATATGATAACTACGGGAGGAGTGCATTTACCATATGTTGATACTGGTTGGGCTCTTTTAGCAGCAGTGGGTTATTCAACACAAATTGGGGCACTGATTATTCCTACTGGTATAATTGTTAACATTATAATGCTTTTATTACACTGGACAGATACCTTAGACTTGGACGTATGGAATTTCTGGCATTGGGCTTTTATAGGTAGCATGGTTTATTATGCGACTAATAATCTGGTATATGGGTTATTAACTGCGGTAGCAGTTGAAATGTTCCTTCTTATACTTGCCGATATAACTGCTCCTACCATGCAAATATTCTTTAATTTACCAGGGCTTGCTTTTCCGCATGCAAGTGGTCAAGGAGGAACATTAATAGCTGTTCCTTTGAAATGGTTCTTTGATAAAATTGGATTAACCAAGATACAAATTAGTTCACGAACTATAAGAGAAAAATTTGGCATTTTAGGAGATTCTGTTGTTGTGGGCTTTATAATAGCTACAATTATAGGGTTTATTGCATGGAGAAATAAATTAGGTGATATGCAAACTTGGTCTGGGATATTGGCATTAGGCATAGGAACAGGTGCTTTTATCTACTTATATCCCAAAGCAACCGGAGCTCTCTTGGAAGGATTTGTACCTCTTAATGAGAGAGTAAGAGAGGTACTTTCTAAGAGAGGCGTTAATAGAAAATTAAATTTTGGGATGGATTCAGCTCTTACTATTGGACATCCGGATGTTCTTACTACAGGGCTTCTGACTATGTTGACTACTGTACCTCTTATATTTTTGCTACCAGGTAATAAATTTATCATGTTAGCAGATTTAGGAGTAACACCCTTTTTCTTAGCTTCAGCTGTAACAGCAATAATGGGAGGAAATATTATTGCTTCTTATATCACTACAGTTATTGCTGTAATTATAACATTATACTTTGCCAGTGCAGCATCTCCACTTTTTGCCCATATAGTAACTTTGATAGGAACCCAGTTACCTGATACTGGTAAAGCCATTGTTGGCGCTGATATGAGACCTTTACATGGATTGTTTTGGTTACTGGGGCAATCACCTATAGGACTTGTTGTAGCATTTATAGGTATTTTTGCGATGCTATTTTTCTTTAAGAGAAGTCCTGAAGTATGGTATAAAGCATTTGGTTATAAAGGCAACGAAAGCAAAGCAAAAATTTAA
- a CDS encoding phosphoglycerate dehydrogenase has product MKKWKVVSTAVTFGKISKEPVKRLEEFGCEVVLNPFGRPFTNEEIIRYASDADALIVGNDKVPGDVIKKCKKLKIIAKHGVGVDSIDVKTANQLGIVVTNAPGTNSEEVADLAFGLLHMLARGLYQANTDTKNGKWIKPVGISLSKKTIGIIGVGTIGTAVAKRATGYDMNILGYDIKKNPLALELGVKYVGLDELLSEADFISLHLPLTNDTLNILNADKFKLIKKGAIMINTARSQLIDNEALYNSLIDGTLKGYATDVYDFEPPMHLPLFDLPNVILTPHIGGTTVESNKRMGNTAVDNVIAVLKGETPPNIVLVD; this is encoded by the coding sequence ATGAAAAAATGGAAAGTTGTTAGTACAGCAGTTACATTTGGAAAAATTAGTAAAGAACCAGTAAAACGTCTCGAAGAATTTGGTTGTGAAGTTGTACTTAATCCTTTTGGAAGACCTTTTACAAATGAAGAAATAATAAGATATGCTTCTGATGCGGATGCACTGATAGTAGGAAATGATAAAGTTCCAGGGGATGTTATCAAAAAATGTAAGAAACTCAAGATTATTGCAAAACATGGAGTAGGAGTAGATAGCATCGACGTTAAAACTGCGAATCAATTAGGCATTGTTGTTACTAATGCCCCTGGCACTAACAGCGAAGAAGTTGCTGATTTAGCTTTTGGATTACTTCATATGCTTGCTCGTGGGCTTTATCAAGCAAATACTGATACAAAAAATGGCAAGTGGATTAAGCCAGTTGGTATAAGTTTAAGCAAAAAAACTATTGGAATTATCGGAGTTGGTACAATAGGTACTGCAGTGGCAAAACGAGCTACTGGATATGATATGAATATTTTAGGATATGATATCAAGAAAAATCCATTAGCCTTGGAGCTAGGAGTAAAGTATGTGGGGCTAGATGAACTTTTATCAGAAGCAGATTTTATAAGTTTGCATTTACCATTAACCAACGATACATTAAATATTCTTAATGCAGATAAATTTAAATTAATAAAAAAAGGTGCTATTATGATTAATACTGCTAGGAGTCAACTTATTGATAATGAAGCTCTTTACAACTCTTTGATAGATGGAACTTTAAAGGGGTATGCTACTGATGTATATGATTTTGAACCTCCAATGCATTTGCCTCTTTTTGATTTACCTAATGTTATATTAACACCTCATATTGGTGGAACAACTGTTGAATCAAATAAACGAATGGGTAATACTGCCGTTGATAATGTAATTGCAGTTTTAAAAGGCGAAACTCCTCCTAATATTGTTTTGGTTGATTAG
- a CDS encoding UxaA family hydrolase, translated as MPSIKKAILLNKADSVATALSQIQKGDVVDIIYNNETVNRLIALDDIEIYHKIAVVPIQSGNNVYKYGEVIGKAIKSIEIGQCVHIDNIESVRGKR; from the coding sequence ATGCCTAGTATAAAAAAAGCAATTCTTTTAAATAAAGCGGATAGTGTTGCAACGGCATTGTCACAGATTCAAAAGGGTGATGTTGTAGATATTATCTATAATAATGAAACAGTTAATAGACTCATTGCATTAGATGATATAGAAATATACCACAAAATCGCAGTAGTACCTATTCAATCCGGAAATAACGTTTATAAATATGGGGAGGTTATAGGTAAAGCTATTAAATCTATAGAAATTGGCCAGTGTGTTCATATAGATAATATAGAGAGCGTGAGGGGTAAGAGATGA
- a CDS encoding UxaA family hydrolase, producing the protein MKIKAYKRPDGKYGIRNKVLILPSVGCANETARLISEQVQGTTYITNPKGCGQIGSSVELMHRTLIGLTLNPNVYGTIIVGLGCETIQAYDLYEEVKKRSNKPVEVISIQREGGTLKTIQKGIKLARKMVEEMSKIEREEVDISNITLATNCGGSDATSGIAANPTLGYCSDILIKEGATVFLGETTEFIGAEHILARRAKNEKVRNNLLTIVKNLENEFIRLGIDVRGANPSPGNIKGGLSTLEEKSLGSIMKGGTSIINEVVRYGEIPKEKGLIIMDTPGYDIESVTGMVAGGAQICVFTTGRGTPIGNPIIPLIKITGNKQTYENMSDNIDLDVSDIIEGKKDIKECGEMLLQEIIDVCNGKLTKAEIYGFSETCIYRNQEIWCSW; encoded by the coding sequence ATGAAAATTAAGGCATACAAAAGACCAGATGGTAAATATGGAATAAGAAATAAAGTTTTAATTTTACCTTCTGTAGGATGTGCAAATGAAACAGCGAGATTAATATCAGAACAAGTTCAAGGTACGACATATATAACTAATCCAAAGGGATGCGGGCAAATTGGAAGTAGCGTGGAACTTATGCACAGGACTTTAATAGGGTTGACTTTAAATCCTAACGTATATGGAACCATTATAGTTGGATTGGGATGTGAAACTATTCAAGCTTATGATTTATATGAAGAAGTTAAAAAAAGGAGTAATAAACCAGTAGAAGTCATAAGTATACAAAGAGAGGGAGGAACACTAAAAACCATACAGAAGGGAATTAAATTAGCACGAAAAATGGTAGAAGAGATGTCAAAAATAGAGCGTGAAGAAGTTGACATTTCTAATATAACATTAGCAACTAATTGTGGAGGTTCTGATGCTACTTCTGGAATAGCTGCTAATCCAACATTAGGATATTGCAGTGATATTTTAATAAAAGAAGGGGCTACAGTATTTTTGGGTGAGACTACAGAATTCATTGGAGCGGAACATATATTAGCCAGAAGAGCAAAAAATGAAAAAGTTAGGAATAACTTATTAACAATAGTTAAAAATTTAGAAAACGAGTTTATTAGATTAGGAATAGATGTTAGGGGCGCGAATCCTTCACCGGGAAATATTAAAGGAGGATTGAGTACTTTAGAAGAAAAATCATTAGGTTCGATTATGAAAGGTGGAACAAGTATTATTAATGAAGTTGTACGTTATGGAGAAATTCCGAAAGAAAAAGGTCTCATTATAATGGATACACCAGGTTATGATATTGAATCTGTTACGGGGATGGTAGCTGGAGGAGCGCAGATATGTGTATTTACCACAGGGAGAGGTACTCCTATTGGTAATCCTATTATACCTTTAATTAAAATAACGGGAAATAAACAAACGTATGAAAACATGTCGGATAATATTGATTTAGATGTTTCGGATATAATTGAAGGTAAAAAAGACATTAAAGAATGTGGTGAAATGCTTTTACAAGAGATAATAGATGTATGTAATGGTAAATTAACAAAAGCAGAGATATATGGATTTTCAGAAACGTGTATATATAGAAATCAAGAGATTTGGTGTTCATGGTAA
- the dgoD gene encoding galactonate dehydratase, whose amino-acid sequence MKITSLKVYKVKPRWIFLKIDTDEGISGWGELISGTRTETVVAGAYEMGEYLIDKDPRQIEDIWQIMYRSFFRGGPINMTILSGIEMALWDIKGKYYNMPVYEFLGGKARDKIMVYSWIGGDRPSDVVEAALDRKNKGFKAIKMNATEELHYIDSYKKIEAVIERVASIRDAVGYEMEIGIDFHGRVHKAMAKVLAKELEKYRPMFIEEPVLPENNEALKEIASYTSIPIATGERLYTRWGFKDVLKSGVVDIIQPDVALTGGILEAKKISAMAEAFDVAVAPHAPYGPIALTATLQLDICTPNVFIQEQSLGIHYNQGFDLLDFVKNKEIFAYKDGFVDIPTGPGLGIEIDEELVKKVDMEGLHWTNPKWRNYDGTVAEW is encoded by the coding sequence ATGAAGATTACATCATTAAAGGTATATAAGGTAAAACCAAGATGGATATTTTTAAAGATAGATACAGATGAAGGGATTAGTGGATGGGGTGAATTGATTTCGGGTACTAGAACTGAAACTGTTGTTGCAGGTGCATATGAAATGGGAGAGTATCTTATTGATAAAGACCCGAGACAAATTGAAGATATCTGGCAAATAATGTATAGGTCCTTTTTTAGAGGCGGTCCTATAAATATGACAATTTTATCAGGAATAGAAATGGCACTATGGGACATAAAAGGCAAATATTATAATATGCCAGTATATGAATTTTTGGGCGGAAAAGCAAGAGACAAAATAATGGTTTACTCATGGATTGGTGGAGATAGACCCTCAGATGTAGTGGAAGCAGCTTTGGATAGGAAGAATAAAGGTTTCAAGGCAATAAAAATGAACGCCACAGAGGAACTTCATTATATTGATTCATATAAAAAAATTGAAGCTGTTATTGAAAGAGTGGCATCAATAAGAGATGCTGTTGGTTATGAAATGGAGATAGGGATAGATTTCCACGGACGTGTTCATAAGGCAATGGCTAAAGTTTTAGCTAAAGAATTGGAAAAATACAGGCCGATGTTTATAGAAGAACCTGTATTACCCGAAAACAATGAAGCATTGAAGGAAATAGCAAGTTATACATCCATACCTATTGCGACAGGTGAAAGATTATATACTAGGTGGGGATTCAAAGATGTATTAAAAAGCGGTGTTGTAGATATAATTCAACCCGATGTAGCATTAACAGGTGGTATTCTTGAAGCTAAAAAAATATCTGCTATGGCAGAAGCGTTTGATGTAGCTGTAGCTCCACATGCTCCGTATGGTCCAATTGCACTTACTGCTACATTACAATTAGATATCTGTACACCTAATGTGTTTATACAAGAACAAAGCTTAGGCATACACTATAATCAAGGTTTTGATTTACTTGATTTTGTAAAAAATAAAGAAATCTTTGCGTATAAGGATGGCTTTGTCGATATTCCAACGGGCCCAGGACTTGGTATTGAAATCGATGAAGAATTAGTCAAAAAAGTTGATATGGAAGGATTACATTGGACTAACCCAAAGTGGAGGAATTACGATGGGACGGTAGCTGAATGGTAA
- a CDS encoding bifunctional 4-hydroxy-2-oxoglutarate aldolase/2-dehydro-3-deoxy-phosphogluconate aldolase has protein sequence MKGYEVLNKIKEVGICAIVRGTSVDSLYRIADSLIAGGIKAIEVAFNTPGAAKMIEKLVEKYSDQVLVGAGTVLDAETARIAILSGASFILSPSLNLEMIKICQRYNVLPVPGISTPTEAVTAWENGAQIVKVFPAGVFGPNYIKQLKGPLSQIEMMAVGAVNLDNFKDFIKAGACSVGIGSELVNNKLVEEGKFDEITKRAAAFVNAFKEVNGK, from the coding sequence ATGAAAGGCTATGAGGTATTAAATAAGATTAAGGAAGTAGGAATTTGTGCAATTGTAAGGGGTACATCCGTTGATTCATTATATAGAATTGCAGATTCACTGATTGCAGGGGGAATAAAAGCTATTGAAGTTGCATTTAATACCCCTGGTGCTGCCAAGATGATAGAAAAACTTGTTGAAAAATATAGTGATCAGGTATTAGTAGGTGCAGGTACTGTCTTAGATGCTGAAACTGCGAGAATTGCTATACTGTCAGGAGCATCATTTATATTATCACCTTCTTTAAATCTAGAAATGATAAAAATATGCCAAAGGTACAATGTACTACCTGTTCCGGGCATTTCGACACCTACAGAAGCAGTAACAGCGTGGGAAAATGGAGCGCAGATTGTTAAAGTGTTTCCTGCTGGAGTCTTTGGGCCAAACTATATAAAACAGTTAAAAGGACCTTTATCGCAAATAGAAATGATGGCAGTTGGGGCAGTAAATCTTGACAATTTTAAAGATTTTATAAAAGCTGGAGCATGTTCTGTAGGAATAGGCAGTGAGCTTGTAAATAATAAGCTTGTCGAGGAAGGAAAGTTTGATGAAATAACAAAGAGAGCTGCAGCATTCGTAAATGCGTTTAAAGAAGTTAATGGTAAATAA
- a CDS encoding MFS transporter: MRKNAYTIAIIYLLMMLIGIVENVKGPLIINIKTFYGVDYTMMGLFLSAGSFGFILSTFLGGFLADKIGRKSVLISGLILIIAGILGIFAARKFIVFLIFAFVMNMGMGLLEIGINAVASIVFIVNQALMMNLLHFFYGVGAIISPNMTAKLLHINFSWQQVYLTVGAIVFILMLAALEIKMHGEEKHIARDKIDYIQILSDKRMWLFASMLGFYVASELGIGNWAVTFFSAQYKMDNTISSLYLGIFFATFTFGRLVGGFIVERIGYIKSLFIFSLVSSILIASGMAGRNFAFLISVAGFFYSIIFPTTIAIVMKEFKQHVTIIIAIILTISSTINMLANFLIGRLNDIFGIFIGFSAILIFMILVVFMSLILAKTETTDDLEKV, from the coding sequence TTGAGAAAAAACGCGTATACAATTGCAATAATTTACCTTTTAATGATGTTAATAGGAATAGTAGAAAATGTCAAAGGACCGCTGATAATAAATATCAAGACTTTTTATGGTGTTGACTATACTATGATGGGCTTATTTTTGTCAGCTGGAAGTTTTGGATTTATTTTATCAACTTTTCTAGGAGGATTTTTAGCCGATAAAATAGGCCGTAAGTCAGTATTAATAAGTGGTCTAATCCTTATAATAGCCGGAATACTTGGAATTTTTGCAGCTCGTAAATTTATTGTATTTCTTATTTTTGCTTTTGTGATGAACATGGGGATGGGACTATTGGAGATTGGCATAAATGCAGTTGCTTCAATAGTTTTTATAGTAAACCAAGCACTTATGATGAATTTGCTTCACTTTTTTTACGGAGTTGGAGCTATTATTTCCCCAAATATGACAGCAAAACTGTTACATATCAATTTTTCGTGGCAACAAGTTTATTTAACTGTTGGAGCAATAGTTTTTATACTAATGTTAGCTGCACTTGAGATTAAGATGCATGGAGAGGAAAAACATATTGCGAGAGATAAAATAGATTACATACAAATCCTAAGTGACAAACGCATGTGGCTTTTTGCAAGTATGCTTGGATTTTACGTTGCCTCTGAACTTGGCATAGGCAATTGGGCTGTCACATTTTTTAGCGCACAATATAAAATGGACAATACAATAAGTTCTCTCTATCTTGGGATTTTCTTTGCGACATTCACTTTTGGCAGATTAGTTGGGGGGTTTATTGTTGAAAGAATTGGTTATATAAAAAGTTTGTTTATATTTTCTTTGGTTTCTTCAATACTTATTGCATCTGGAATGGCCGGAAGAAATTTTGCATTTTTAATTTCAGTAGCAGGATTTTTTTATTCAATAATTTTCCCAACGACAATTGCTATAGTCATGAAAGAATTTAAACAACATGTAACTATTATAATCGCCATTATTTTGACAATAAGTTCAACAATAAATATGTTGGCAAATTTTTTAATTGGAAGATTAAACGACATTTTTGGAATTTTTATTGGATTTTCAGCTATATTGATATTTATGATTTTAGTCGTATTTATGTCTTTAATTTTAGCGAAAACAGAGACAACTGATGATTTAGAGAAAGTCTGA